A single region of the Microcella sp. genome encodes:
- a CDS encoding ACT domain-containing protein translates to MVSSDLPAAPGETDLGVLLRSMHPEVLSGDWFFTTVDSAGDVAAAATVREPEGLSVVVDRAEAERIGAPTSHAYRWITLRVHSSLDAVGLTATVSAALTERGISCNVIAGAFHDHLLVPAARVDDAVAALVVLAESA, encoded by the coding sequence ATGGTGTCGAGCGACCTGCCCGCAGCGCCGGGAGAGACCGATCTCGGGGTGCTGCTGAGGTCGATGCACCCCGAGGTGCTCTCGGGCGACTGGTTCTTCACCACCGTCGACTCGGCGGGTGACGTCGCCGCGGCTGCCACCGTGCGCGAACCTGAGGGGCTGTCGGTGGTCGTCGACCGGGCCGAGGCCGAGCGCATCGGAGCCCCGACGTCGCACGCCTATCGGTGGATCACCCTGCGGGTGCATTCGTCGCTCGACGCGGTGGGTTTGACGGCGACGGTGAGTGCGGCACTCACCGAGCGCGGCATCAGTTGCAACGTGATCGCGGGAGCCTTCCACGATCACCTGCTCGTGCCGGCGGCGCGCGTCGACGACGCGGTGGCGGCGCTGGTCGTGCTCGCCGAGTCTGCCTAG